One Amaranthus tricolor cultivar Red isolate AtriRed21 chromosome 1, ASM2621246v1, whole genome shotgun sequence DNA window includes the following coding sequences:
- the LOC130828405 gene encoding non-symbiotic hemoglobin 1-like gives MSFVNNGNVVFSEEQEALVIKSWNVMKKNSAELGLKMFLKIFEIAPTAKKLFSFLRESDVPLEQNSKLKAHAMSVFVMTCKSASQLRKAGKVTVGEASLKHLGATHLKYGVVDEHFEVTRFALLETIKEGVPEMWSVDMKNAWTEAFNQLVGAIKSEMKPASEA, from the exons ATGAGTTTCGTAAATAATG GTAATGTTGTGTTTTCAGAAGAACAGGAAGCTCTTGTGATTAAATCATGGAATGTTATGAAAAAGAACTCTGCTGAACTTGGTCTCAAGATGTTCTTGAA GATCTTTGAGATTGCACCAACAGCAAAGAAACTGTTCTCTTTCCTTAGGGAATCTGATGTCCCCTTGGAGCAGAACTCAAAGCTCAAAGCTCATGCTATGTCCGTTTTTGTCATG ACGTGTAAATCAGCTTCTCAGCTAAGGAAGGCTGGTAAGGTGACTGTGGGTGAGGCTAGCTTGAAGCATTTGGGTGCTACACACTTAAAATATGGAGTTGTTGATGAACATTTTGAG GTGACAAGATTTGCGCTTTTGGAAACGATAAAAGAAGGGGTTCCTGAGATGTGGTCAGTAGACATGAAGAATGCATGGACTGAAGCTTTTAATCAGTTAGTTGGTGCTATTAAGTCTGAAATGAAGCCTGCTTCAGAAGCTTAA
- the LOC130828400 gene encoding non-symbiotic hemoglobin 1-like: MKFISTKIPAIKDACISNAVILHSNFATNKVSNLLSFNKSFSEISWVKRDGFDTQEILLCCKNPRFITCVSKRSNGGLTVNAFTEDQEALVVKSWNAMKKNASELALKFFLRVFEIAPTAKKLFSFLNESDDVPLEKNSKLKAHALTVFSMTCESAVNLRKAGKVTVKDSNLKDLGEVHFKYGVVDEHFEVVRFALLETIRDAVPEMWSAEMKAAWTEAYDQLVAAIKQQMKPSEPAYM, encoded by the exons ATGAAGTTCATCAGTACCAAAATCCCTGCCATTAAAG ATGCCTGCATTTCAAATGCAGTGATTCTACATAGTAATTTTGCCACTAACAAAGTCTCCAACTTGCTCTCCTTCAACAAAAGCTTCTCTGAGATATCATGGGTCAAAAGAGATGGATTTGATACACAGGAAATACTTTTATGTTGTAAAAATCCCAGATTCATCACTT GTGTTAGTAAGAGGAGTAATGGTGGATTAACAGTCAATGCATTTACTGAAGATCAGGAAGCTCTAGTGGTTAAATCATGGAATGCTATGAAAAAGAATGCTTCTGAATTGGCTCTTAAGTTCTTCTTAAG GGTTTTTGAGATTGCACCCACTGCAAAGAAATTGTTCTCTTTCTTAAATGAATCTGATGATGTTCCGTTAGAAAAGAACTCAAAACTTAAAGCCCATGCCTTAACTGTTTTCTCCATG ACTTGTGAATCAGCTGTTAATTTGAGAAAGGCAGGAAAGGTAACAGTGAAAGACTCTAACTTGAAGGATTTAGGAGAGGTGCATTTCAAATATGGGGTGGTTGATGAACATTTTGAG GTTGTTAGATTCGCGCTACTGGAAACAATAAGAGATGCAGTTCCTGAAATGTGGTCCGCGGAGATGAAGGCAGCTTGGACAGAAGCTTATGATCAGTTGGTTGCTGCTATCAAGCAACAGATGAAACCTTCAGAACCAGCTTATATGTGA
- the LOC130828391 gene encoding plastid division protein PDV2-like → MEMEEERIGMVLVRVSELRSKIANCIHHSTTEVTPNNGDSDPSSVDEDTEALLNICYAFDSLESQLACLQALGQQQQYQKEALIGDIELSRKTLLKKLSEYKGEQLDVLREAEAFASMKVEHDNELLLPPYPVHSPHSLVLDKSYPSRSPYSRKLSQHALNGGNETKNNQTHLKPNKLTGGLKFLVHSTAKMVLTIVGVISLLNLAGFEPRLQKKGTNNINILTLFLRPNAGKRGIVGHCPPGKVAVTEHGEIRCIVKERVEIPFDSAAGNPDVSYGCG, encoded by the exons ATGGAGATGGAGGAAGAAAGAATTGGGATGGTCTTAGTAAGAGTTTCTGAATTACGCTCCAAAATTGCTAATTGCATTCACCATTCTACAACTGAAGTAACTCCAAACAATGGTGATTCTGATCCTTCTTCTGTTGATGAAGATACAGAAGCccttttgaatatttgctacgcTTTTGATTCTCTTGAGTCTCAACTTGCTTGTCTGCAG GCTTTAGGACAACAGCAGCAATACCAAAAAGAAGCTTTAATAGGAGATATTGAGTTGAGTCGTAAGACGTTGCTTAAGAAGCTCAGTGAGTATAAAGGGGAACAATTAGATGTCTTACGAGAGGCAGAAGCTTTTGCAAGTATGAAGGTGGAGCACGACAACGAATTGCTACTTCCACCATATCCAGTCCACTCTCCTCATTCTCTGGTGCTAGACAAAAGCTATCCCTCACGTTCTCCATATTCACGTAAACTCTCACAACATGCTCTTAATGGAGGGAATGAGACAAAGAACAATCAAACTCATCTTAAACCTAACAAGTTAACGGGGGGATTGAAGTTTCTCGTTCATTCCACTGCCAAGATGGTGCTTACAATTGTCGGTGTCATTTCTCTTCTAAATTTGGCTGGATTTGAACCTCGACTTCAGAAGAAAGGtactaataatattaacatcTTAACCCTGTTCCTAAGACCTAATGCTGGAAAAAGGGGGATTGTCGGACACTGCCCACCAGGGAAAGTGGCAGTCACGGAGCATGGTGAAATTCGTTGCATTGTGAAGGAGAGAGTTGAAATTCCATTCGATTCAGCCGCTGGTAATCCTGACGTCAGTTATGGTTGCGGTTGA
- the LOC130828382 gene encoding protein VACUOLELESS GAMETOPHYTES — MKYNEISHFSHPRHNLKIEYTEVPFNCDGCKEIGIGTCYKCNLCDYDLHMHCAIPSPTIYHPFYPKCAFVFMSRPPGNVPRYCNACERAVSGFLYHCNSCGFDLHPCCAKLPTMLDDGEIKLYLYRKVSAPCERCGRKGRSWSYRTSDKKYNLHVACVKDILMESWQDILYYGHGPSRTITRGGTRPIEQVPGLKGALLQTHSHRYNTSSSSKSKGSSKVLKCCEMAGMTLQFVISAVLGDPTTLIAGVIGSFLSR; from the exons ATGAAATACAATGAGATATCTCATTTTAGTCACCCACGACATAATCTCAAAATTGAATATACAGAAGTACCCTTTAACTGTGATGGGTGCAAAGAAATAGGCATAGGAACATGCTACAAATGCAATTTATGTGATTATGATCTTCATATGCACTGTGCAATTCCTAGTCCTACAATCTACCATCCTTTCTACCCCAAATGTGCCTTTGTGTTTATGTCACGGCCTCCTGGGAACGTGCCTCGCTATTGCAACGCCTGCGAAAGGGCTGTTTCGGGGTTTTTGTACCATTGTAACTCATGTGGCTTTGATCTCCATCCTTGTTGTGCTAAGCTTCCTACAATGTTGGATGATGGGGAGATCAAGTTGTATCTTTATAGGAAG GTGAGTGCACCATGTGAAAGATGCGGAAGAAAAGGACGAAGTTGGAGCTATAGAACATCAGATAAGAAGTATAATCTACATGTAGCATGTGTTAAAGATATACTGATGGAGAGCTGGCAAGACATATTGTACTACGGGCACGGACCTAGCCGTACGATTACTCGTGGTGGGACTAGGCCAATTGAACAAGTTCCTGGCCTAAAAGGGGCCTTACTACAAACACATAGTCATAGGTATAATACCAGTAGTTCTTCAAAGAGTAAGGGATCTTCTAAGGTTCTAAAATGCTGTGAGATGGCTGGAATGACATTACAGTTTGTTATTTCTGCTGTTCTTGGTGATCCCACTACTTTAATTGCTGGGGTCATTGGCTCCTTCTTGTCTAGATAG